From a region of the Ammospiza nelsoni isolate bAmmNel1 chromosome 26, bAmmNel1.pri, whole genome shotgun sequence genome:
- the EPOP gene encoding elongin BC and Polycomb repressive complex 2-associated protein, with protein sequence MFLTCEGTLGIVPATMDYNVQARPGHFHAGYQQIEGINLGYLQINGTQMFALAQVLSDLFKDIPRTTISKKMETLKIKSRRCDLAELRTLKAINSVPTRAVKCSLISKADLEALCTSCKSLRRRKRRRKSRRREQLLLPGPGEFFPCPRPPPCRAGGCCGAPGRAVPPPGPQQLQPARGGLFGGVVDGSPRDLALLGPAAVHPCALPVPAGRHRRGPGWPRGLLPHGAGPAAARKGRCRGFPASKRQGTSAGYSSDSDSSLDLAASSPATSSDSSEEEEEEEEEEEEEEGDSSCSSEEGSSSESESSSLCSGDSVQSTRYRQAALPRFQPPREPLGEERPAEPPPSKALRPDPELLFLSQHLWARTLRASTLESLSAAAGPGAQPGLYARHEASPASSSSSSSSSSSPPPSPKSSSTRTPGGAPPQKERGFGDAGGKDLHKDASNKSSSLERPGGASPGPAPSPEPAPELRASPAALGEPRPEQFDRLIRQSKLWCYAKGFNVDGKSLRHGRGSPEPWRGAELRFQSRGGTESPAALRGRRDGNAKRRRLARVSERQRGPSKARPPKTPRRNSRKGNAPCKASPPRNSFSLMGNFPCTPSLVVGEDGDLCPASSLGGKNSWALSKTHPLWRWHLGGSAIPVPPSLKFRGCASLEDP encoded by the coding sequence ATGTTCCTGACCTGCGAGGGGACCTTGGGGATCGTTCCGGCCACCATGGACTACAACGTGCAAGCCCGGCCGGGCCATTTCCACGCTGGCTACCAACAGATCGAAGGCATCAACTTGGGCTACTTACAGATCAACGGCACCCAGATGTTCGCGCTGGCCCAGGTGCTCAGCGACCTGTTCAAGGACATCCCCAGGACCACCATCAGCAAGAAAATGGAAACCTTAAAGATCAAGAGCCGCCGCTGCGACCTGGCCGAGCTGCGGACCCTCAAGGCCATCAACTCGGTGCCCACGCGCGCCGTGAAGTGCTCGCTCATCTCCAAGGCTGACCTGGAGGCTCTCTGCACCTCCTGCAAGAGCCTCCGccggaggaagaggaggaggaagagcaggagaagggagcagctgctgctgccgggCCCCGGGGAGTTCTTCCCCTGCCCGCGGCCCCCGCCCTGCCGAGCCGGCGGCTGCTGCGGTGCCCCCGGCCGGGCCGTGCCGCCCCCTGGCccgcagcagctgcagcccgcCCGGGGGGGGCTCTTTGGGGGGGTCGTGGACGGCTCCCCCCGGGACCTGGCGCTGCTGGGCCCCGCGGCCGTGCACCCCTGCGCTCTCCCGGTGCCCGCGGGCCGGCACCGGCGGGGCCCGGGCTGGCCCCGGGGGCTGCTCCCGCACGGAGCGGGGCCCGCGGCCGCCAGGAAGGGCCGGTGCCGCGGCTTCCCCGCCTCCAAGCGCCAGGGAACGTCCGCCGGCTACTCCAGCGACTCGGACTCCAGCCTGGACCTCGCCGCGTCCAGCCCCGCCACCTCCAGCGACTCctcggaggaggaggaggaggaagaggaggaggaggaggaggaggaaggggacaGCTCGTGCAGCAGCGAGGAGGGCAGCTCCTCGGAGTCGGAGAGCAGCTCGCTGTGCAGCGGGGACTCGGTGCAGAGCACGCGGTACCGGCAGGCGGCCCTGCCCCGCTTCCAGCCCCCCCGGGAGCCGCTCGGGGAGGAGCGGCCGGCGGAGCCCCCCCCGAGCAAAGCGCTGCGCCCCGACCCcgagctcctcttcctctcgCAGCACCTCTGGGCCCGCACCCTGCGAGCGTCAACTTTGGAAAGTTTGAGCGCGGCCGCAGGGCCGGGGGCTCAGCCGGGGCTGTACGCGAGGCACGAGGcctcccctgcctcctcctcctcctcttcctcctcctcctcgtcgcctcctccctccccgaaaagcagcagcacccgCACCCCCGGGGGGGCCCCGCCACAAAAGGAGCGCGGCTTTGGGGACGCCGGAGGGAAGGATTTGCACAAAGATGCCTCGAACAAAAGCTCCTCGTTAGAGCGGCCCGGCGGAGCCTCCCCGGGGCCGGCGCCTTCCCCCGAACCGGCCCCGGAGCTGCGGGCGAGCCCCGCTGCCCTCGGCGAGCCCCGGCCGGAGCAGTTCGACCGCTTGATCCGCCAGTCCAAGCTGTGGTGCTACGCCAAGGGATTCAACGTGGACGGGAAAAGTTTGCGGCACGGCCGGGGCAGCCCGGAGCCCTGGAGGGGAGCGGAGCTGCGCTTCCAGTCCCGCGGAGGAACCGAGAGCCCCGCGGCGCTGCGGGGCCGGCGGGACGGCAACGCCAAACGGCGGCGCCTGGCCAGGGTCAGCGAGAGGCAGCGCGGCCCCTCCAAAGCCAGGCCGCCAAAAACTCCCCGGAGGAATTCCAGGAAGGGAAACGCTCCCTGCAAAGCCAGCCCGCCTCGGAATTCCTTCAGCCTGATGGGCAACTTCCCCTGCACGCCCTCGCTGGTGGTGGGCGAGGACGGGGACCTGTGCCCGGCCTCGTCGCTGGGTGGCAAAAACTCCTGGGCGCTGTCCAAGACGCACCCGCTGTGGCGGTGGCACCTGGGGGGCAGCGCCATCCCCGTGCCCCCCAGCCTCAAATTCCGCGGCTGCGCCAGCCTGGAGGATCCCTGA